From the Phreatobacter oligotrophus genome, one window contains:
- a CDS encoding sialic acid TRAP transporter substrate-binding protein SiaP: MSATASGSRLSRRTFGLLAGGAVTAAFVRTASAQQVLKFAYVYEPGEPHHKGAVTAAAEIEQRTGGRYKIQLFPSGTLGKESDLNQGLSLGSIDMTISAASFQAQVAKRIGVAYFPFVFRDYDHVMLYAKSDVYGSFVEDYQRATSNRIVALTYAAERQVTSNKPVLTPEDMKGLKIRVPDSAAYMAFPKALGANPTPIALGEVYLALQTGVVDAQENAFNTIWSRKFHEVQKHISLTGHVIDSLNSIVSGLLWNRLSAADKTIFAEAMQKGAQQASQEIRDQDKVLMEEVRKANTSTIHTVDKERFRQAVLAASKPEDFGYQRADYDKIIALK; this comes from the coding sequence ATGTCCGCCACTGCCTCGGGGAGCCGCCTGAGCCGCAGAACGTTCGGGCTCCTTGCCGGCGGCGCCGTCACCGCGGCCTTCGTGCGGACCGCCTCGGCCCAGCAGGTGCTGAAATTCGCCTATGTCTATGAGCCCGGCGAGCCCCATCACAAGGGCGCCGTGACCGCCGCCGCCGAGATCGAGCAGCGCACCGGCGGGCGCTACAAGATCCAGCTCTTCCCCTCGGGGACGCTGGGCAAGGAATCCGACCTGAACCAGGGCCTGTCGCTCGGCTCGATCGACATGACCATCAGCGCCGCGAGCTTCCAGGCGCAGGTCGCCAAGCGCATCGGTGTGGCCTATTTCCCCTTCGTCTTCCGCGACTATGACCACGTCATGCTCTACGCCAAGAGCGACGTGTACGGCTCCTTCGTCGAGGACTACCAGAGGGCGACCTCGAACCGCATCGTCGCGCTGACCTATGCCGCCGAGCGGCAGGTGACCTCCAACAAGCCGGTGTTGACGCCCGAGGACATGAAGGGCCTGAAGATCCGCGTGCCGGATTCGGCCGCCTACATGGCCTTCCCCAAGGCGCTCGGCGCCAATCCGACGCCCATTGCCCTCGGCGAGGTCTATCTCGCCCTACAGACCGGCGTGGTCGATGCCCAGGAGAACGCCTTCAACACCATCTGGTCGCGCAAGTTCCACGAGGTGCAGAAGCACATCTCGCTCACCGGCCATGTCATCGACTCGCTGAACTCCATCGTCTCGGGCCTGCTCTGGAACCGCCTGTCGGCCGCCGACAAGACCATCTTCGCCGAGGCCATGCAGAAGGGTGCGCAGCAGGCGAGCCAGGAGATCCGCGACCAGGACAAGGTGCTGATGGAAGAGGTGCGCAAGGCCAATACCTCGACCATCCACACGGTCGACAAGGAGCGCTTCCGCCAGGCGGTGCTCGCGGCCTCCAAGCCCGAGGATTTCGGCTACCAGCGCGCCGACTACGACAAGATCATCGCCCTCAAGTGA
- a CDS encoding TRAP transporter small permease, translating into MASDPPVLSSDGEFAVEDEPIDLSSYSFEDYLAAGFFWVLGATVFYQFFTRYALNSSAAWTEEVARYLLVCVVFLGAAGPVRRNSHIHIDFFYHVLPKPVMRVMSTLVDLVRIAFLGYATWLTWQLIQRIGRQPMSVVDVPVGVVYAVVMTGFALMTVRAVLLAVLHWRRGYSVLERPEEGRII; encoded by the coding sequence ATGGCCTCCGATCCACCGGTCCTGAGTTCCGACGGCGAATTCGCCGTCGAGGACGAGCCCATCGACCTGTCGTCCTACAGTTTCGAGGATTATCTCGCCGCCGGCTTCTTCTGGGTGCTGGGCGCCACCGTCTTCTACCAGTTCTTCACCCGCTACGCGCTCAACTCCTCCGCCGCCTGGACGGAGGAGGTCGCGCGCTATCTCCTGGTCTGCGTCGTCTTCCTGGGCGCGGCAGGGCCCGTCCGGCGCAACAGCCACATCCACATTGACTTCTTCTACCACGTGCTGCCGAAGCCGGTGATGCGGGTCATGTCGACCCTCGTCGATCTCGTCCGCATCGCCTTCCTCGGCTACGCGACCTGGCTCACCTGGCAGCTCATCCAGCGTATCGGCCGCCAGCCCATGTCGGTGGTCGATGTGCCCGTCGGCGTCGTCTACGCCGTGGTCATGACCGGCTTCGCGCTGATGACCGTGCGCGCCGTGCTGCTGGCCGTCCTGCACTGGCGCCGCGGCTATTCCGTCCTCGAGCGCCCCGAGGAGGGGCGGATCATCTGA
- a CDS encoding TRAP transporter large permease: MTATSFKLLFLAMMGSGIPVAIAMAGSSLVYVMMTGIAPDFIIIHRMFAGIDSFPLLAVPFFILAGNLMNSAGITNRIYNFALALVGWLKGGLGHVNVVGSVVFSGMSGTAVADAAGLGTIEIKAMKEHGYDVEFAVGVTAASATLGPIIPPSLPFVIYGMMASVSIGQLFLAGIVPGVVMAALMMLTVSYYAHRNGWGADIVFQWRKVGGALLELAVIIVFPLALWALISAGAPARPTIIGGFVLLLVLERVLKLQAVLALMTPVLLIGGMTSGLFTATEGAIAACVWALFLGLVWYRTLTWKMFLKASLETVETTSTVLFIVAAASVFGWMLTVSRTTEMIAEWVLAFTQDKHMFLLLANLLMLFVGCFLEPTAAITILTPILMPIVLKLGIDPVHFGLIMVLNLMIGLLHPPMGLVLFVLARVANLSFERTTMAILPWLVPLLLSLVLVTYVPAISLWLPTLLK; this comes from the coding sequence ATGACAGCCACCAGTTTCAAGCTCCTCTTCCTCGCGATGATGGGCTCGGGGATTCCCGTCGCCATCGCCATGGCCGGCTCGTCCCTGGTCTATGTGATGATGACGGGCATCGCGCCCGATTTCATCATCATCCACCGCATGTTCGCGGGCATCGATTCCTTCCCGCTCCTGGCCGTCCCGTTCTTCATCCTCGCCGGCAACCTAATGAACTCCGCCGGCATCACCAACCGCATCTACAACTTCGCGCTTGCCCTTGTCGGCTGGCTGAAGGGCGGCCTCGGCCACGTCAACGTCGTGGGATCGGTGGTGTTCTCAGGCATGTCCGGCACGGCGGTCGCCGACGCGGCGGGCCTCGGCACGATCGAGATCAAGGCGATGAAGGAGCACGGCTACGACGTCGAGTTCGCCGTCGGCGTGACCGCGGCCTCGGCGACGCTTGGCCCGATCATTCCGCCCTCGCTGCCCTTCGTCATCTACGGGATGATGGCAAGCGTCTCCATCGGCCAGCTCTTCCTCGCCGGCATCGTCCCCGGCGTGGTCATGGCGGCACTGATGATGCTGACCGTGTCCTACTACGCCCATCGCAACGGCTGGGGCGCCGACATCGTCTTCCAGTGGCGCAAGGTCGGCGGCGCCCTGCTCGAACTTGCGGTCATCATCGTCTTTCCCCTGGCGCTCTGGGCGCTGATCTCGGCCGGCGCCCCGGCCCGTCCGACGATCATCGGCGGCTTCGTGCTGCTGCTGGTCCTCGAGCGAGTGCTGAAGCTTCAGGCCGTGCTCGCCCTGATGACGCCGGTCCTGCTCATCGGCGGCATGACCTCCGGCCTCTTCACGGCGACGGAAGGGGCCATCGCCGCCTGCGTCTGGGCGCTGTTCCTCGGCCTCGTCTGGTATCGCACCCTGACCTGGAAGATGTTCCTGAAAGCCTCGCTGGAGACGGTCGAGACCACCTCCACGGTGCTCTTCATCGTCGCGGCTGCCTCGGTCTTCGGCTGGATGCTCACCGTCTCGCGCACCACCGAGATGATCGCTGAATGGGTGCTCGCCTTCACCCAGGACAAGCACATGTTCCTGCTGCTGGCGAACCTCCTGATGCTCTTCGTCGGCTGTTTCCTCGAGCCGACGGCCGCCATCACCATCCTGACGCCGATCCTCATGCCGATCGTCCTCAAGCTCGGCATCGATCCCGTGCATTTCGGCCTGATCATGGTGCTGAACCTGATGATCGGCCTCCTTCACCCGCCCATGGGGCTGGTGCTCTTCGTGCTGGCAAGGGTGGCGAACCTGTCCTTCGAACGCACCACCATGGCGATCCTGCCCTGGCTGGTGCCGCTTCTGCTCAGCCTCGTCCTGGTCACCTACGTGCCGGCGATCAGCCTCTGGCTGCCGACGCTGCTGAAGTGA